A window from Mustela erminea isolate mMusErm1 chromosome 17, mMusErm1.Pri, whole genome shotgun sequence encodes these proteins:
- the LOC116575917 gene encoding LOW QUALITY PROTEIN: sushi domain-containing protein 4-like (The sequence of the model RefSeq protein was modified relative to this genomic sequence to represent the inferred CDS: deleted 1 base in 1 codon), with translation MEATGASGGFDDLPECADPGVPENGFRTPGGGLFLERSVTQFHCQDGFTLQGPTKRLCVRHLNGTLGWIPSDKPFCAQEDCRIPQIDDAEIHTRTYRHGDKMIVTCHEGFKIRYPDLYNVVSLCRDDGTWDNLPLCQGCLRPLASSNGYANISELQTSFPVGTVISYHCFPGYKLEGAEHLECLHSLIWSTSPPRCLALEVCPLPATVTHGDFVCHPRPCERYSHGTVVEFSCDAGYSLTSDYKYITCQYGHWFPSYQVYCIQSEQTWPSAHETLLTTWKIVAFTATSVLLVLLLVILARMFQTKFKAHFPTRGPPRSSSSDPDFVVVDGVPVMLPSYDEAVNGGMRASGPGYLASVGQACPLPVDDQSPPAYPGSGDMDMGTGGSEACDSGSASSELLQSLYSPSVCLGGTHPDSMDTGAGTTGETASSSPGINLADEIPLMEDDP, from the exons GGTTCGATGACCTTCCGGAGTGTGCtgacccaggcgtccctgagaaCGGCTTCAGGACACCCGGTGGAGGGCTTTTCCTTGAAAGGTCTGTCACTCAGTTTCACTGCCAAGATGGGTTCACGCTCCAGGGCCCTACAAAGAGGCTGTGTGTGAGACATCTCAATGGAACCCTCGGCTGGATCCCCAGTGATAAGCCCTTCTGTGCACAAGAAG ATTGCCGTATCCCTCAAATCGACGATGCTGAGATTCATACCAGGACATACAGACACGGAGACAAAATGATCGTCACCTGTCACGAGGGATTCAAGATCCGCTACCCTGATCTGTACAACGTGGTTTCTCTGTGCCGTGATGACGGGACGTGGGACAACCTGCCGCTCTGTCAAG GCTGCCTGAGACCTCTTGCCTCTTCCAATGGCTACGCGAACATCTCCGAGTTGCAGACCTCCTTCCCCGTGGGGACGGTCATCTCCTACCACTGCTTCCCTGGGTACAAGTTGGAGGGGGCCGAGCACCTCGAGTGCCTACACAGCCTCATCTGGTCGACCAGCCCACCCCGGTGCCTTGCTCTGGAAG TGTGCCCGCTGCCTGCAACAGTGACTCATGGTGATTTCGTCTGCCACCCGCGGCCCTGTGAGCGCTACAGCCACGGGACTGTGGTGGAGTTCTCTTGCGACGCCGGCTACAGCCTCACCAGCGACTACAAGTACATCACTTGCCAGTACGGGCACTGGTTCCCCTCCTACCAGGTCTACTGCATCCAGTCAG AGCAAACATGGCCCAGCGCCCATGAGACCCTCCTGACTACGTGGAAGATCGTGGCATTCACCGCAACCAGCGTGCTGTTGGTGCTGCTGCTCGTCATCCTGGCCAGGATGTTCCAGACCAAGTTCAAGGCCCACTTCCCCACTAG GGGGCCCCCGCGGAGCTCCAGCAGTGACCCGGACTTTGTGGTGGTGGACGGTGTGCCTGTCATGCTTCCATCCTACGACGAGGCTGTGAATGGAGGTATGAGGGCGTCAGGCCCAGGGTACCTGGCCTCCGTGGGCCAGGCCTGCCCCTTGCCAGTGGACGACCAGAGCCCCCCAGCATACCCTGGCTCAGGGGACATGGACATGGGCACGGGA GGGTCAGAAGCCTGTGACAGCGGCTCAGCCTCCTCTGAGCTGCTCCAGAGTCTGTATTCACCTTCTGTGTGCTTGGGGGGCACGCATCCTGACAGCATGGACACGGGGGCTGGCACGACAGGAGAGACGGCATCCAGCAGTCCAGGCATCAACCTTGCAGATG AGATCCCGCTAATGGAAGATGACCCGTGA